Genomic window (Argopecten irradians isolate NY chromosome 2, Ai_NY, whole genome shotgun sequence):
AGATCAAAGTTATCCATTTTGAGGGAATAACAATATAGATACCTGATTCCAACGGTACGACATCTTGTAAAGCGAAATATGTTCTCATAAACTTCCCGATACAATTTCTAAACTACAGTAAATAGCTGACAAACAACTTGAGTGGTAAACAGATGTGCCATTTGTGTGGATTAAAACAAGACATAACAAAGATCACACAGGGGTTGGGCTAAAACCGGAATGGTTGGGAAAGGGTAAGGGACGAAAAACGTCATAAAATGaccaatacaaaataaatatgtaaacaaaatactgtCATGGTCGACTGGGTAAACCCAAGGAGTGTCGTAAACAACAATTCTATGGTAGACCTACTGGTATGAAGATGAGCAAAAGGACTATTACCGCCTTTAGTGAGCAAACCAAACATAGTATCGTTAGTCACCCTGGGTGAATAgaaatatatacaacaataataACTTTCTTGTAAATTCAAAGTCTTATGGACATCAGAACACCGTGTCACAACCACAGGTATCTGAAAACTAGGTACAGTTAATACGCACAGTTATACATTGTGGCGAGTATATAGACACCCAAACATCTAAAATCGTCACCGATCTATAGAAACAATGGCAGGTACAAATGTGTACATATTGAACTGTTACTAATTCCCAGATACCTGTTGTCATGACATATTAGATCCTTGAGCAGAATATTTCGAAAGAATGGTGGTTCAAGtgtatttcatacaaaataaaattgtaccGAAACTTAACATATTTTcagtatatcaaaataattctttttACCAAAGGTAAGGTAAAACTCCATggattttttctctatatatgtgtgtgtaatatatgtactttgtcaaggacacagtattacatacatatttagAGAAAATCTACAGTCATCCGTGTGCTTTCAAAACAACGCTGCACCAAAACGTCTAAAATCACTCAAATGATTCTACCCCATACCTTAGTATTGAGCGAtagttaattattttattaatataacttGTAAATTCTCTCAAGGTCGACTAATTTCAAACAGTATTATTTTGTAGTTATCCTTTCAATTCATTTTGATGTTGTATATGTCTAATGCATTGTAAAGCAAGTTGGATTGAATTTTATCACGTTGAGAAAGGAATTCTAGACAAAAAATATGACGAATCGCTTACTTCACACCCTATCATCCTCTTTGAAATTCATACACACACTGATACTGCACACCATTCACATTAAATGTCCGTCGACATTTTGTTCCTGGCTTGTAGACAAACATCTAGACATCACCGACGTTGACGGTTCTGACGCTTGATCGACTGTACGGACGCTGCTTGTGCTCATATGAAGAAGCACTTAATATGTTCTTTATGCCTTGCTTTGGACTAGGACAAGTTAGAGCACTGAAGCCTGTTTACGAGGTATCCGAATGTTTGGTTTGACAAATCTCTTTGTGTCCCTGGCTCCATGCCTTACGCTGACAGTCTACAGTACAGTACCAAGCCTTTTTACAGTTGCCGCACCCTCTGTATGCCTCGTCGTTAGTCTTTTTGTGACAGTTCGTGCAGACATAGGCGTCGTCCCCTTCATGCACACAGCGTGGACAGTGACACCAGAAGTTGAAGGACTTGTAAAGCCACGCCCTCCTAAGCTTCCGGGGCATGGACGTGTCAATGTAAGTCGTGTATAACTCCTCCCCCTTTGTGATGTCTCTTTTGGCGCGAACTATCACGCCACCGCGGTCATTGACGTAGCCGTCACATACCTCGACGTTGTTCATGCATGAGTGATTCAGACATGCGTGAAGAGGGAAAATACCACAGAAGTCCGCGGTAGGAACTTTGGCCTCGAGAGGCTTTAGAAGAGCCAGGGCTCTCATATCTTGTGCATACAACTTGGACAGACTGTTAAGGAATTGGTGGTGCGGCGTCACTGGAAAGGAAAAGCTTTGGAGGTTACATGACGCCTGGAAATATCGTCCCGTGAACTCAGCTTCCGAAATCTCGTACTTCATGCCATCGCCACAGTCGCTGAAGATATCACGGTACAGTTGTAGGATCGTCGACATTTTAGATGCAACATCACCAGTACCGAATGCGATAAATCTGAAATGataacaaattaatgttttgttACTTTCCAATTATTTAATAAATCGGTTTTAGAAGACATCCTTTAGCCTAAATCATATTAACAATGACTCGTTGAATATATCTGTGATAGCAATCGAACCCGTGTTTGGACCAATCTGTGGGGCTTTCAAAAGGTACGCACTGAATTTGGAAGTCAtcgtaaaatatattttgtaataactACAATAGCCTTAAGACTGCTACTGCTAAACACGTATTAGACAACCATAACTTACTTCCGGAAGGGAGCCTTTGCCCTTGCCCAATGCTCCAGAGCTGGTTCTGTACACCCGTCCTTCTTCATCAGACGTTTGGCCGCTATCACAATCTGTGCCCACATCCTAGCCAGGATAACTGGACTGAAGGAAGCCAGCCACAGATTCACTTTCTCACCATTCTCGTTGTAGCCATAACCATAGTTATCTGCAAGTTCGTATAGGGTTTTAGCGGCCGCACACCTAGAAGGACAGATCAGCTGATGGTATTCGTCCCACGCACGCTCTTTGCACGTGTCCGTACAGAACTTAACAATGTCACATTTGTCGCACATTACAGGTGTTACGTCAGGCCATTGGCTATCGATCAGGTCCTTAACGCCACTGTCGAATGTGTCCAGTTTGTCTCCGAAGTATCCGCGCGCGGTCAACAGTGACGTGGAGCAATAGTCACAAGCGGGCACCATCTTGTCTACCTCCTTCGACAGCACTCTGCCGAATACCGCGGGAGAGTCCTCAAATATGATCTCACCCTCCGAGATGTCACGCTTAGCGTATATACCACGGCCGTATCCCGAAAAGTCCACAGTTATGGGGAAGTCTGTGGTCAGTGGGCCGTATATACGACTGGTTCGAACCTTTTGGAAGATTATAGCAGCCTCTTGGTCTTTTTTACCGGAAAGAGTATAAGCCTTCCTCAACCAGAACTCGGCCGCTATTGGGTAATTTATCTGACCCAGTACTTTACCtgtgaaaacaaaatttgattaaatGTGATactaaaagtacatgtatgaaaaagaaaatcttaCTCTACACTAGCGTTCAGTCTTCGGCACCAAAGCACTATGCACAAGATCCATATGTTAACACAATACCATCTAGGATGCTTGTGAACGCAAAACATCACTTATTCTGTTCCTTTCTCGCgaatacaacatataaaattaaCGAACTAAACTAAATCCCAAATTTCATGAATGCTAAACTATACTAACCTCCAAGTTTCCATGAATCAGCCGTCCGCTCTCCCTTAGGGATGACCCATAAGTCTTGAATGGCGCCAATCAGGTCTTCGTTCAAGAAACGCACTTCTGCCCTCAGACGTCGCAGGATCCTATTGGTAGGTTCCAGTTCTACAGCGAGAGTGAAGAACTGCAGAGCCTCGGGAAACTTTCCAGCCATCATCGCTTTGTGTCCCTCTACAGCTATCCTACCAGCTTTCTCCGATCTCAAGTTATCCGGAGGAGGAGCGCGAATATCTTTTTCCATATCGTACTTGTGTTCCAGGGATTCGTATTCCCTCTTCAGCAGAATGTCGTCGCCGGGATAGTAGTCCTGACCACAGAAGTTTACGGCGTCGTAGCCCTGCTCGTCCGTCTCGCCACCCATCTTCTCGTAGTCCTCTAGTATCACTTGCTGGAGTTTCTTCAGATCCTCAGTTATGACAGCATGTTTAGAATCCGCATCTAGACCGGCCTTATAAAAATGATAGGCATCCTCATATTTGGCGAGTTTGGTGGACGCCCTCCCCCCAGTGATGGCACCCTCAATGTTCGTCGGGTCAAGGTCGAGTGCCTTCTTGACGTCGTCTACCACTTTGTTGTATTTGGCCTGTTGGAGGTAACATTTGGCCCGGTTTACGTAATGGTAAGGACAGTCCGGCTCGTCCTCGAGAAGGTTGGTGTAGAGCTGGATTGCCGTGTCGTAATTTCCCATCTCATAGTCCTTTAGGGCTGCCGTGTTTAAGTCTAAAACCTTCATCGTGGACACGTCCGGTGGCCGTGAGATAGGTGGGGCTCTTGTTCACGTGCGTTTCTGAAAATAGACATTCATGTTTTAAGAATGTATTTATTCAGAAAAAATCAAACGTTGTCATAAAGAGTTTGTTTCTTttcgtttaacattttttttttaaatttaacaaGGCAATCGTATTaagtggaaaaaaaacccatacaAATGTCGTACTTTACGCCATTGttttatgtataatgttttaCCGGTATCGTAAATGTGTATTGCTATACAAAGGCATACATTTGTTATGAAAGGTGGACAATTAATATAACCATGTCCTTCTCTAATTGTCAGAATGAGAGATACAAAATTCTAGTGAAATGCCGTGCGAGATTTGTCATTTTCTGGGCCATTATCTGCGGGTGAAGAACGGTGTATCAGCATTCATTCTAGTATCACTAGTCCACTTGTTGTGAATATTGATACAAGACGGATACTAAAAGTTTATAAATGCTTTTCATTACCGCGAATTgttgattgtaacgtcatgtgtttgcgaacaTAACGTCAcatttttcggagaaaacgacgtgaatcattacgtcacaatgaatacctactaGCAAGACGGAATGTATCTCAAAAGCACGAGGGATGAGATTCTCGAGCGACTACCAAAATATCCTAAATATTGGCATTTTTACAAAGATGTCGAGTTGAGCGTTATTTGAGCAATTCTCCTTTATctcaagtacatgtatctcGATCAGAAGAATGCGTAATTTGGACTAATTGCTCTAGCGGACAATATTGTAAGACTAGCCCCATACAGCTATCGCTGATGAACTCTGTTGGACATTTCAACGCTGTGCCATGCATGTATACAAGTATAATGACGGGGAGTGGGATAGGAGGGGCTGGGGATTCCTTACCGTGTCGACATGTGGGCTGTCCTAATTACCGATATAAAGTTGTCTTAGTTTACCCCCTCCCTTACTGTAGGGTgcattataacataataatcATGTGTCGTAGTACTTCGGGGAAATTACCACTGTACGTAACCAGTATCTTCACAAAAATGTACATGCAGTAGTAAGGAACATATTACtacatgaataaaaaaaaaactctcgCGAAACACTCGAAGTGCACACAGGGGGCAAGATAATACGTAGAATAGATAAATGTATAATTAgaccacagggcctcgttactaatgaTGGTATATATTAGAAAGGTCACGcctatttacatatatttcaatgtAATGTATGTAAGGTAAGTAAATAAACGTGACCtgtcttttatatatatatcatcatacgtaacgaggccctgtgatTAGACTGTATAACCTACTAGTACTCCCAGGTGCCCTATACATTTAGATATAtgtttgaaaacaatttatttaaaagtGGTTTACATAACAGCGCAGACAGCATCATAGATAATGTATGGTTAGCTTACAGGTATACTGATGTATACAAAAGTATGCTAACGGTGCTGTCACACATAGATTCTGGATTAATTGTTTCGCCCATCAGTTCTGTGCTATTTTTAGACGTCATATTACACCTAGACTAAAAATAATGTGGGTTGTCTATCTATTAATCATCTGATtcattacctccccttacaTTGAAACTTTTATAACCAGAGTCTATTAAACTGATTATCATactgattataaagtttacatCTAAAGGCTGGTGCAGGATTATGTTATTACTTCATTGGTTTCAATGACATTTGACCGattttttattctatatttttttttaactttttattttttttttattttactatatacatgtacgtgtattcaAAACGGACGATGCAAGCATTCAATTGTGAAATGAATGAAGGATTAATGTCTAAACAGTCTGTTCATATCTAACAAGCACGTACATACAAAGTCTACACGTGCAGCCTAGAGTATGCGTTTGATAGCATGCCAATCTCGTAATGTGCATCTCTTAAAATTCTTCACGGTTTTCAGACCCGCAATATAAACTGACGAACTATCTTTGTATGTCTGTTTTATCGCATTACGCTAATGTGAAGTGGAACATCTTCAGAATAACTTTGCCGTATGTAAGGTAGGCCTATATCTGCACGTGAAAAAGCACGCCGGTTTCGCCATCTTTGCgctatacacgtatatataaaCAGTGATCTACATTCCAGCGCGTGCACAGCTGTCAATACAAGAACAATTCACTCAGTTCATCTTTTTTCAAGGCGAAAGATGGAATATTATAGACACAATATTTCATCGATAGATAATTTACTTACCCCCTCAAAAAGTGACTATATGGTCTGTTACGCTTTTCTGTCGGCTACAGCCTGTTTGGGAAGACCTGATAGTAATGTGACGTCGCAACTCTAAGTATGGAAAGAAACCCGATATCAAACATCTGATGATCGACGGGAGAAAGTTGTACACATTGCTGCTGCTGCTGAGATTGGGCACTGACGGGGGAGGCGCGTGGCACTGGAGGGGCTCACCACAGGGGACCTGATGATAATGTTCGGATCGAAATTTGTTTCTCCTCTTATCAGATTGATACGAATCCATATGCTTATTTTGTATTCAATTAACGAGAGAGACTTTTGCATTATAGATGTCATAGAAATAACTTTTTGAAGTCTGAAAATATAAAAGTGTGTCAGTTTCTGATTGATAAAAAACCCGTCATACGTCGTGGGAATATATAATGTTGCTCTTTAATACACTAAATAATTGAGAAATAATTTACAGTTACTAACAAGGTATAAGGGTCATAATGTACCTTTTGTCTACCACAGTTTATTCGTATACTATAAGTGAGCAGGCGATTGATTGGTCATTTTGGTTTTGCATGAAAGCTCACGCGCATTTTAAAATATGTCAGGGCAATCTACACCTGTCTCTTTATATCGCGTAATGATCACGAGTTCAGTGCAGGAAGCGTGATAACTCTTTTAcgtgtaaatttgtttatttttgtattttgataaagGGACAGATCTcttcgaaaatttgacaatattttgtcaacgCTGTTGgcattacttctttgtcccttataataaagatatatactTTAAGAATATCTTGATTTATGGAAATAATCAATGTTCAGTTAAACACAATGCCAGCAAATTTCAGCGCTGCTATTATTTCTTAGTGATTCACTATCAATTGAAATGTATAGGATAACCTGCAGGACTACCAGACttaattatcccccgctttcaccGAAATGAGGATATCAATTTGGATTTGTCCGTCCGTTCGTCTGTAACGCTTGGTTTCCGTTCAATTACTGCCATGTTAAGCGATATTTTTGTAACTTGGTCACATGGTCAAGTGTAGCAAGAGCTCGGCACTCTCATATTTGGCGGAGTTCAACGAAAAACGACATTTCGGCTGTTTCCGTTTAATAACTTTCGCAAATATTACCAGATTTTCTCGAAACTTAGTACCATGGTTAAATGTCTCAGGGCCTTGGCCAAGTTCAATCGGGACTTTGATTGTACCCTATTTGGCTAAGTTATGGTCCTTTTATTAACGAAAAACGTCATTTTCAAGAACCATCGAAAATTCTACTATATATACCGAGGTGTTTCACAAGCGTAACGCAGAGCAGACATCTGGACATTCACATTTAAGCTTGTGAACTGCCACTTTTTCCTCGACTTAATACCAGTGAATTTAAATAAGATCTGTTGATGAAAATAGTATTTTGCCAAAACTAATAATTATTTCTCTGTACCATTGACAAGTTTGaatgaatataatatgtttgaaataaatattctgtgaatattatatcaaaacacacagaaaatgaaatattaaaattgtttttttattgaagatgaataacacattaatattgtcagaatttcaaatttttctcAACAGTTATTTTTGTAGTGAAGATGACTGACAGCAACATTATTAAACataaattttgcattttatttcaaaaggttacaaatgcttcagatagacccacccacagaagtgattttattgaaatgcCACTCTGGCACAGAGgtaatttttatcttttatcacggcacatattattttttaaagtgccttccatgggtgccatatatgttttgctggaacaaCCCTTATTAATCTTGTGAAATAATATAACAAGAGGCaaatgggccttaacggtcacctgatatttgatacaatttcgttatgtaatttactagccaactgatgtcttttgttcatgaaataggaaCATATATCTAATAGATCTACATACAAATTTTCATTAAGCTTCGAgcatatttactcacattaccGTGTTCACAAGGGCcattaataattattagtgcaaagggcaataactcggCAAATGATCATCGAaccaagctgattttcaaactcgtctgagatctttccaatgttagtatAAACACAGTTTCATCAagatcggtttatatttactcacgTTATCgcattcacaaggtccaatgataattattagtgcaaagggcaataactccgtaaattacagtCGAATCGcactgattttcgaactcgttcgagatctttccaatgtaagtctacatacaaagtttcattaagctcggtttatatttactgaaGGTGACCTAATAAAGTTAAATGAGTGTTTGCTTAATCATAGataaaaacttttgaaaaataaatctgttCTATTTTGTAATACACTGGTGTCTGTTTAATAATATTATACTTGAAATCAACTAAAAATCATGCACACACCAGATTGTTCCTGAACGTCCTTATGTATATCTTATGATATTATAATGGATCTTTATTACTAATACTTTAACATCTATAAATAACAGTCaagactatatatagctattacAACAAAAATATGATGAGATCATAACTAATGTTCACTGGTCTTGCACATTTTTAGTGACAAGATGTCAGACTGCATCATCATATATTTGTTCAACATTAGGTTTACTTTGTAGCTAAGTTAAGGTCCCATTTATAAACCAACAAAGTATGGATCTATTTCTAGGATTTTATAAAGTGCCAATGTTGACTTTGTAACATCAGAATAACCAAAAGTAAAATCCTCGTTTAATACCCAGATATTCAGATCTTTGGCAATACCATTAAGGGGCCTTAAGTTGATCTAAAAGTTAACAATGAATGTTACCTGTTGGAGACTCCATCCATCATACAATTGTTGtgtatttgaattttgaatatcaaGCAGATGcttctatttttagaaatgtAGAGTCAATATTGCACAATAAGTTAACAATACCCTGACATTGAGAACTTTAGAGATGTGATGCAATGTCACCATTCTCAGATAGTACAAATATATCAGTACCAAATAATGTCATCTACTCTCTTTCAAACCAAATAATGTCATCTACTCTCTTTCAAACAAATTCTGTATTAAGCATAAAAATTAAGAACTTTTGATTCTGTCCACATTGAATGATTCCAATTCAGTATACCTATAGGATAATAATATTACTGAACTCACACAGCACTGAAGGTGTgctttgatacatatatatgatatgctCCTTTATTCCAATGTTCTCAATTGATTCTATGATTCCGTTCTTAGAAACaagacaatattactgtatcaTGATTAAGTATTAAGTTAAAAACTGCAGAGATTGTACATTTTATGGCACTTTTTCTTACTACATTAATAACTGAAGTATAAATCTGTAAAATGCTCTTCCATGTTTCTCTTGTAATCATAACACATATATCCTTGGAACtgaatacaaaatttaaatacaatatgatgtataatgataaaacaaatcaatGAGAGTGGTGCCCATGTAACTATACATGCATCACAGTGAACAACATATCATCACTATCAATGATCATAGTTAGATAGACTGTAATAAACATCACATCCTTATAGTTAACAATAGATATTTAACAacttatattatacatgtatgtatacaaacatatataaatggATAACAGGCTAAGCCTAtttaaatattcttttccaATAAATACTTGACAAGTCTCACACACGAAAATCAATTACTCTGTCTGGTAGTGTTTGTTTTAAATCTACactattgatttttgttttgacaaTCCATCACTTATGATAATTATGcatcacataaaaataatttctgtcGGTTTTTCCTTTTATATATAACTCCATCCGATATACACTAATTAGACAGCGTGCCCATTAAAACCACAACAGCAGTAACAGTATGTTGTTCTCATCAATCCACATGTAGCATTTACACTGATTCATTCTTTGATCCACTTATGTTGTAATATCAACAAGCATGTCGCAGATGGTTGATAGTTCTGAACTCTTTATACCTGGAGATGAACCATAAAACAGGGTGGAAGGCAGGCAGTGAACTCTTCACATTCAAACCAGGTAGCTgttatagttatctccccttcacaTCAAGTCATCAAAACCCCAAACACTGCACAATTGTCCGAATTAACTATTTTGCTTCAACAGcttttccatttaatttttgAACATGTTGGCTGTTCCAGTTAACTAGCTCACACCAAGTCTCAGAAGCTCCACAAATGATTGGCTGTTCCAGAATCTTGCTCATTTCCAGTCATGAATCACAGAAACAAAATTCCCTAACAAGCGTCAGCTGTTACATTTGAAACATCCTTACATCCACAATCTCAGAAGTCCTATACATAGTGTTGCTGTACCAGCCACCGCTCCTATTAATGCAATGTTCTTGATTTAGTCAAAAAGGAATTTAATTATGCAGAAACcatttacatgtattagtaAAACTTGCATCTTATTTTGTTAAACTTGCATCTTAGTTTAATTTTTTCAACTTGAACATGCTGacttaaaactttttaaaatgtagTAGCTAGTCTTGCCCTGACTTCATGCTAACATTAAAATGGAAGTTTCTACAAGGTTCAACTACTTCAGTATATTactattttgtattttgcaCGAAATCAAAACTGAAATTAAGGTTAAGTATTGGATATGTAATTTGATACTAATTTTTTCTAATAAAATTGTGGCAAGAACCGACCTGCTGCGTATTTGAAGACGTCATTACGGTATGTTTCTATCTTGGTGTGCAAAGCAGCTGTATCTGTGACAATCTTATTGTTTAGGACTTGAAGCTCTTTACGGTTTTCCGCATGctaaaatttaacaaatttaaacataaGCAGGAACTTACACACAGCAATTAGCAAGAAAGACCAAATATTGTTTTCTTCTAAGTATGCATTGCCATGATTTTGCTACGACTAACACCATAAAACACTCAATCTGAAAAGTCCTGACtcataaattttacatttaatttttctGATAAAGGCAATCTTAAAAATAAAGGTatgtataaaatgtactttgGGTGACCAAACATAAGATTTGTTCAAGGTTTGTACACATGTGGATATGAACAAAGCCTTATCTACAATACAGTTTCTTCACTTCTCATTAATTCCTTCTTAATTTCTGTGTACAAATTTGACTCAAACTGTTGTAGTACAGTAAGACAATGTACACAAACTGTATGCAGACACAACAGCTGAACTTTTAGACAGTAATTGCTGAGCTTTCATGTTATCCTGGTTAAATAGTACAATACATCCTAATCATGGAGATTAATATATAAACTTAAAAACTCACCGCTTCAGTGCTACGACTCTTTTCCAGATTTATGTCGAgaacaacattattttttagtTTCCCCATCTCATCTTGCAGAGTCTGCTGGAATTGTTTGATCTGCATGGTTTGTTTCTGTAAGTACAAGTCATTATATCACCTTTCCTTATAATACTGCAATGTTGTTGGTGTTAAATCTGTGCTTTAAATTCTACTTCCAACTATAGTAATGAGGGCGAGATGATGGCCAGTCAACGTGCACACAACAGTTGGTTTGATATTTTGGTGGTAGAAACAatacaatttttaaaacttACTTCTACAATTGGGTAACAATTGTAGAAAACAATTGTAGAAATTCTGTATCTTAAAGCAAGGGATAAACATGAATTTTCATTTTCCTGCTATAAAGAGGGGAGAACATCCAGCTCATCCTTACATCCTGAATTCATACAAAGACTGCGGCAtctatttctcccatacttcacagggatatcttGTAGTTGTTAGGGAAggctaatagaatcttacatgggcctgtcaggtggacagggatatctcaacccaagtgaaaaaaaatttggctggtcaacccgaggcttgccaagggttGACGgacaaaatctttcacgagggttgagatatccctgtccacctgacagaccAATGTTTGATTccttttctcccatactttaacgaAACATGAAACTACAGTTATAGAGAAACATTTCCAAAGCCACACCATCGTAGGAACGTCACTATGTGCCAAGTTTTGTGACATCATCGACAATAGTCACCGcatgtaatgatgacgtcacatcatAGTCTAGcgcatgtgagctgtcttttccctatcctgataaaagacagagttatcatttccctagcaaccacgggataatCCTGACAAGGATAGAAAAAAACGTTATCTTACACAGGGAGGTGAAATACAGCTCACACACATCAGACAATTATGTCATGTCATCAATGCATGCGACATAACTGCAGCATGCATTATTAATGAAATCATCAATTTCAACTCATACCATGTTTGCCATAATTAGCGCTCCTTTAGCTATAAGTGTCCTTTCTCTCTTCTGGAGAAGGAATTGAAGTTATGAAATCCCCCATTCCATGGATTAAGTTATGAAatcccccatcccatggattaagttatgaaatcccccatcccatggattaagttatgaaatccccatcccatggattaagttatgaaatcccccatcccatggattaagttatgaaatcccccatcccatggattaagttatgaaatcccccatcccatggattaagttatgaaatcccccatcccatggattaagTTATGGAATCCCCTATCCCATGGATTAAGTTATGAAATCCCCCATCCCATAGATGAAGTTATGAAATCCCCCTATCCCATGGATTAAGTTATGAAatcccccatcccatggattaagTTATGAAATCCCCTATCCCATGGATTAAGTTATGAAatcccccatcccatggattaagtta
Coding sequences:
- the LOC138315744 gene encoding uncharacterized protein, translated to MKVLDLNTAALKDYEMGNYDTAIQLYTNLLEDEPDCPYHYVNRAKCYLQQAKYNKVVDDVKKALDLDPTNIEGAITGGRASTKLAKYEDAYHFYKAGLDADSKHAVITEDLKKLQQVILEDYEKMGGETDEQGYDAVNFCGQDYYPGDDILLKREYESLEHKYDMEKDIRAPPPDNLRSEKAGRIAVEGHKAMMAGKFPEALQFFTLAVELEPTNRILRRLRAEVRFLNEDLIGAIQDLWVIPKGERTADSWKLGGKVLGQINYPIAAEFWLRKAYTLSGKKDQEAAIIFQKVRTSRIYGPLTTDFPITVDFSGYGRGIYAKRDISEGEIIFEDSPAVFGRVLSKEVDKMVPACDYCSTSLLTARGYFGDKLDTFDSGVKDLIDSQWPDVTPVMCDKCDIVKFCTDTCKERAWDEYHQLICPSRCAAAKTLYELADNYGYGYNENGEKVNLWLASFSPVILARMWAQIVIAAKRLMKKDGCTEPALEHWARAKAPFRKFIAFGTGDVASKMSTILQLYRDIFSDCGDGMKYEISEAEFTGRYFQASCNLQSFSFPVTPHHQFLNSLSKLYAQDMRALALLKPLEAKVPTADFCGIFPLHACLNHSCMNNVEVCDGYVNDRGGVIVRAKRDITKGEELYTTYIDTSMPRKLRRAWLYKSFNFWCHCPRCVHEGDDAYVCTNCHKKTNDEAYRGCGNCKKAWYCTVDCQRKAWSQGHKEICQTKHSDTS